From the genome of Sporomusa sphaeroides DSM 2875:
TACATTTTCCGCCAGTGCCTTTTTGATTGCGCTTGCCGTTTGGTTTCCGACAACTGTAATGACCAGCAGCGGGATTTTAAATGTGCAAAATGCGTATTTCGAAGTATCCAGTACACTGGGAGCCGGAAAATATTATCAAATATTCAAAGTAGGTGTTCCTGCCTCCATGCCCCACATGTTTATCGGGCTGTTTAACGGGACTTGCGCCTCGTTCATCACGTTGATGACGGCAGAAATGCTGGGGGTCAAAAATGGTATTGGCTGGTATATTAACTGGCAGAAGGAGATGATGGCTTATGCGAATGTCTATGCAGGACTTATCTTAATTGCCATTACTTTTTCCATTCTTATTACACTATTATTCAAAGTACGCGATTATGTACTTGTATGGCAGAAGGGAGTCATAAAATGGTAGGGGAAATAAAGATAGAAGGAGTTGTTAAACGCTTTCCACAGCAGGATGCAGAGGATGTTGTTGCCCTCAGCGGTATTGATCTAACCATTGAAGCCGGTGAATTTGTATCGCTCATTGGACCTTCCGGCTGCGGCAAATCAACGCTGCTGCGGCTGATTGCCGGACTAAACGGCGCTGATGAAGGGAAGCTGTATATTGATAATGAGGCAATCAGCCAACCATCTTATGAACGCGGGCTGGTGTTTCAAAATCCCATGCTGTTTCCCTGGTTGAATGTCTATGATAATGTGGCCTTCGGTTTGAAAGCCCGCAGCGTCTATAAAGAAAGTAAACAGGAAGTTCATAAATTTATTGATTTGGTGGGATTATCAACTTTCCATAAATCATACCCTCATCAGCTTTCCGGCGGTATGGCACAGCGGGCATCCCTGGCAAGAGCTTTAGTGAATTATCCCAAGGTGCTGCTGCTTGATGAACCGCTTGGTGCGCTTGATGCATTTACCCGCATGAACATGCAGGATGAATTGCTCCGCATTTGGCAGGAACGGAAAACCACCATGATTATGGTGACACATGATGTAGACGAAGCAATATATCTGTCAGACCGCATCATTGTTATGACCCCAAGACCGGCCAAGATAGAAAGCTGCATTAAGGTAAAGCTGTCAAGACCCAGAGCCCGCAGCAATCCGGAATTTTTACATTTGCGCTCAAAAATTTTAGGGATACTGAATTACGCCGGCAATGAAAAAGAGCCCGGTTATTATTTATAAGAGGTGAAGGTATGAACAGGAAAAAACAGATGAGTGTGATTGCCTTAACAGTAATTTTTGCACTGATATTAACGGCCTGCGGCCAAAAACCGGTGACCAAGGCGGACGAGTTTGTGCTGAAAATCGGTTACTCCGGCAGCTTGTGTGAAGCTCCGGTGCATATGGCTGTGGAAAAGGGCTTTTTTGCCGAGGAAGGTTTGAAGGTTGAACTGATTAAGCTGGCCCCTGGTACAACATTTGAAGCCGTTACCGCCGGTAAGATAGATGCTGCTTTTGGTTTGCTGGCCAGCCTGATGCAGCCGCTTTCCAACGGATTGCCGATTAAGGTTACCACCGGTTTGCATACCGGCTGCGACAAGGTGCTTGTGGCCAGCGACTCCGGGATTAAGACCCTGACAGATTTAAAAGGTAAAAGGATAGGGGTTCCCAGTATGACCAGCAGCCCGATTATTTTTGCCAAACGGGCGTTAGCTGATGCCGGTGTGGGCGTAAGTGAAAAAAACATGGAAGTAGAGTTTGCTGTATTTAATGCCAGTGATCTTCCCATTGCTTTGAAAAACGGCTCGGTGGATGCACTGGCGATGAATGACCCGACGGCAGCCGTAGCCCAAAAAGAATATGGACTGTTTACTCTGGTTGACTCGGCATTGACCGAACCCTATAAACATCAGTATTGCTGCTCGGCATTTGTCCGGGATAATATAGCCAGCGATTATCCGGAAATTGCGGCAAAATATACCCGGGCTATGCAGAAGTCCAGTGCCTGGATCCAGAAGAATCAGGATGAAACCGCAAAAATTCAGGTTGAGAAAAAGTGGGTTGCCGGCGACGCTGCTTTTAATGCCGAAGTATTAAAAACCTATAACTATATTCCTTCGGTTAAAGGGGCTTACGATGCCTTTGGCATAACAGCAAAACAGTTGCAGCAGGTGGGTATGCTGAATAGTAGTGTGGATGTGGAAGCCTTGCACAAAAACAGCTTTATCTTTTTCAAAGATGTGCAGGATACTGTTCAATAGTATATAATACGGCAAGTTGGCTGATTGGCAGGATGCTGAAGGCTAAGGTAGCAATACTTTAGCCTTCGGCATTTTTCAGTTAGTCAGGTTCTGTTTAAGTATGAAAGAGGAGATCGTTACGCCTTATGGGGAGCAAATGGGAGCTACAAGCTAAACTTACTGCCAACAGCAAGCTGATAGTGCGCGCTTTGCGCCATCGCAATTACCGTTTGTTTTTTACCGGTCAGACGATTTCCATGATTGGGACCTGGATGCAGGATATCGCTATAAACTGGCTGATTTACGAGTTAACCGGATCGCCTTTGATGATCGGGATGGTTAATTTTTGCGGCAAAATTCCCGGGTTTATGTTAGGACCGTTTGCCGGTCTGATTGTGGACCGATTTAATAGACGTAGAATCATAATTTTTACTCAAATCATGTCAATGCTGCAGGCGTTGACTATGGCCATACTGGTATTGACTGGCCGGGTCGAGGTCTGGCATGTTATGGCATTGGGAACTTTGCTTGGCTGTATCCAGGCCTTTGATCTGCCTGCGCGTCACGCATTCATTGTTGATATGGTGGATGACCGGGACGATATGAATAATGCCATTGCCTTAAACTCGATTATTATTAACACAGCGCGGCTTGTCGGCCCGTCTGTTGCCGGCATTTTAATTGCCATTGTGGGAGAAGGCATTTGCTTTTTGTTGAATGCAGGCAGTTTTATCGCGGTCATCATGGCTTTAATGGCTATGCGGATCAATACCGGACCCGAGGAACCTAGCCGCCACTGGGCAATTGGTCATGAATTACGGGAAGGATTTTCCTATGCTTATCACTTTCTTCCCATCCGCTATTTGTTTTTTTTACTGTGGATTATCTGTTTGCTAGGAATGCCGTATATTGTGCTTATGCCAATTTTTGCCGATCAGGTTTTGGGCGGCGGTTCTACCATGTTAGGTTTCTTGTTTTCGGCTACAGGGCTGGGGGCCATCTGTGGCGCTTCCTTTCTGGCGGCGCGTTCCCAGGTCGCCGGGCTGGAGAATATTACACCGGCGGCGGCAGGCTTATTTGGTTTGGCACTGGTGGTATTCTCGCAAAATACCTCGGTTTGGCTGGCTTTGGGTATTATGTTTTTTGCCGGTATTGGCATGATCATGCACAGCATAGCAACAAATACACTGCTGCAAACCGTGGTCGACGATGGCAAGCGGGGACGGATTATGAGTATGTACTCGATGGCGTTCCAGGGCTTGACACCGCTAGGCAGTCTCCTGGCAGGCTTTTTGGCGCAACAGATTGGCGCTCCGGCGACAGAATGTATTTTTGGCAGTGTTTGCGTAATTGGCGCCATGGTGTTTTATAACTGTCTGCCAAAAATGAAAGCACATATGAGTGTTATTTACAATTAACATATAAAAGGATAGCAGGAGGTTATTATATGGGTACTTTTATTGAACGGGCAAAATCGACATGTGCTCTGGGTGGTGCTATTGTTACCATAGCTTCATTACCGCGGGCTATTCCCATTGTTCATGCATCAGGCGGGTGCGCCACCATGCTGTCAGGCACCTATAACCAGGCAAGCGGTTACAAAGGTTCAGGCTATTGCAGCGGCCATATGACACCTACCTCCAATGTTGTTGAAAAAGACATTGTTTTTGGCGGCGAGGAGCGGCTGGAGGAGCAAATTACCCACACGATCAAAATAATTGATGGAGATCTATATTTTGTTGTGACCGGCTGCCAGGTAGAAATCATCGGTGATGATGCCGTCGGTGTGACCCGGCGCTTCCAGGACGGTAAACTGCCTGTGCTGGCAGCCAATACCCCCGGCTTTTTGGGTAATGGCTTTAAGGGCTATGATGTGGTGCTGAGTACTCTGGCTGCCGAATTTATCGAACCCAAGGCAGTCAAGGCGGCAAAGACCGTCAATATCTTAGGCATAATGCCGGGACAGGATGTCTTTTACCGGGGAAATATCAGCGGTATCCAAAACTTATTAAACAAGCTGGGCATCAAAGCCAATACCTTTTTTGGCGATGGGGAAACCATCGAAACCATCAAAAATTACGGAGACGCAGCGCTGACAATTGTTTTTTCCGACAGATATGGCATCGATACCGCCAAGGTTTTTGAGGAAAAGCATAACATTCCGTATATTACTGCAGACCTTCCCATTGGCGAGACCAGGACAGATGCTTTTTTACACACAATTGGCAGACATCTGGGAATTGAGCCGGCGGCCATTGAAGCGCTTATTGCTGAGGAAAGGCGCTATTATTACAGCTATCTCGAACGGTTTTTGGATATTTACGGCGATATCGATTTGCAGCGGTATGCCATCGTTTCGGCCGATATTAATTATGCTTTTCCGTTAATCAGTTTTTTGGCTGACGATTTGGGTTGGGTACCGCATCTTGTTGTTATCAATGAAGAGGTGGATGAGCTTGGCAAAAAGCGCTATGACCAGAAATTTAATCAACTGACTTCAGAGGCCAAACCCAAAGTCGTTTTTGAACAGCATGCCGGACAGCTGCTGAACCATATCCGGCAAAGCTGGCCTCATAACAGCAATGATAAGTATTATGATGCACTCAGTCCGGCTTTCCTTGTAGGCAGCAGCCTGGAAGGCTCTACCGCCCAGAAGATCGGAGCCGCATTCCTGCCGGTTTCCTTTCCGGTCACTAACCGGGCTGTTTTGAATAAAGGCTACACCGGTTACCGGGGCGGGTTATCACTTGCCGAAGATCTATTTTCAGCGCTTGTCAGTAATCGATAGAAGGAGGCAGAATCATGTCCAAATTAACCGAAAACCTTACTTATGATTATTTAGCCGCCGAGGCCGCGCCTACCAGAGAAGAACGGATTGAAGCAACCTATGCCTTTGGTGGCTCTTGCTCAAGTCTGAAACTTGGCATGGGAAAGGGCTGCACTAAGTATAATTGCCGGAAGTTTGCGCAAGGCGGCGGCTGCCAGTTAACCTTAGCCTTGGGCATTGTCAGAACCTTTCAGAATACCGTGGTCATCATCCACGGGCCGCTGGGCTGCGCTTCCAATAACCTGGGGGTGGCCGGCTATAGTAAGACCTTCAGGGTGCTAAAGCATAAACCGGTTACCGATAATATCTGGTTACACACCAATTTGGATGAAAATGATGTTATTTCCGGCGGCATTGACAAATTGCGTGAGGCAATAGTATATGCAGAGCAAGAATACCGTCCTGATGCTATTGTCATTGGCAATAGCTGCGTACCTGGAATTATCGGCGATGATATTGATGCTTTAATCGACGAACTGGACGGACAGCTTTCGGCCCGGATAGTGCCTGTTCACTGCGAAGGGTTTAAAAGCAAGTTTGTTGCCACCGGCTATGATTCGGCTTACCATGGGGTATTGAAAAAACTGATTGATCCTGTAAAAAAAGCTAAAAAAACAAATCCAGGTGACAGTGCCGGGACAACTGCAGTGGAACAATATATTCACAGTAAGACTGTCAATCTTCTGAACGTGGGCTCCACCAGCTACGGCGATGAAGTGGAGTTATCAAGGCTGCTTAAAGCTCTTGGCCTGACAGTGCGTGTAATGCCGCTGTATGCAAGTATTGAGGAAATTTCCCGTATGGGGGAAGCTGCACTCAATGTCAGCATTTGCGCCACCCATGACGATTACCTGATTGGTCACTTGAAAGAGCGTTTTGGTACAGAATATATAATCGATACCCTGCCGATCGGTATTAAGAATACCAATCAATGGCTGCGGGCTATTGCAGCATTCTTTAAGCTCGAAAATGAAGCAGAAGAACTAATCGCCATGGAAACTCTCCAGATTGAAGCCGCTCTCGAACCCTTTAAAAAAGTGCTTAACGGCAAAACTGTTTTTGTCGGCGGCGGCGAGACCCGTATTTTTACAACTGCCGAATTTTATCAGTTTTTAGGGATGAAGGTTCTGGGGTTGAAACCGCATAATTTTGATCGTTTTGCCGTACCGATGATTGATGATATTGATGATCCGGAGGCTGTTGTTGATGTGGCGCCAGGGCAGCCGGCCGAAGAACTGGTTGTACTCAACCGCCTCAGGCCTGATCTTTATGTCGGCCATACGGGAGCCAACGCCTGGGTAACCAAACTGGGTATTCCCACCACACCGCTTTTTGGCCAGTCATTTAACTATATGGGTTATTCAGGAGCCTTTGAACTGGCGAGAAAAGCGGCGAGAAGGCTGCAGAATACCGCTTTTGCAAAAAAAATAGCGGCCAATGTAGCCCTGCCGTTCCGGCCTGAATGGTATGCCAGTAATCCGTTTGACAACATCAAAGAAGCACAGCAAGGTTAAGTAACAGGCAAAAGGCCAAACGGTTTTACCGCAGAAAATAAAGGGTACTCCAAGAAATGAGCCATAGCACAATCAATATAATAAGGTACTTGCCGATAAGACGTATAAATTGTAAGATTATAGTAATAAATATTCACCAAACACTAAAGGAGGATGATTTACCGTGCCTTATCTATTAAAACCATTACAGGCAGGTTCTTTATTATTGAACAACCGCCTGGTTATGCCGCCGATGGCTACTGCCAAAGCCGAACCTGACGGCAAGGTGAGTTCAGCCGTCCTGGATTACTACCGGGAGAAATCAGCAGGTGGTTATTTTTCTTTGATTATCGTTGAACATAGTTTTATCCAGCAGGCAGGCAAGGCCAGTGAAAATCAGCTTTCTGTCGCCGATGACAGTGTGATTGACGGCTTAAAAAGGCTGGCGGCTGTTATTCAGGCAAATG
Proteins encoded in this window:
- a CDS encoding ABC transporter ATP-binding protein, coding for MVGEIKIEGVVKRFPQQDAEDVVALSGIDLTIEAGEFVSLIGPSGCGKSTLLRLIAGLNGADEGKLYIDNEAISQPSYERGLVFQNPMLFPWLNVYDNVAFGLKARSVYKESKQEVHKFIDLVGLSTFHKSYPHQLSGGMAQRASLARALVNYPKVLLLDEPLGALDAFTRMNMQDELLRIWQERKTTMIMVTHDVDEAIYLSDRIIVMTPRPAKIESCIKVKLSRPRARSNPEFLHLRSKILGILNYAGNEKEPGYYL
- a CDS encoding ABC transporter substrate-binding protein; translated protein: MNRKKQMSVIALTVIFALILTACGQKPVTKADEFVLKIGYSGSLCEAPVHMAVEKGFFAEEGLKVELIKLAPGTTFEAVTAGKIDAAFGLLASLMQPLSNGLPIKVTTGLHTGCDKVLVASDSGIKTLTDLKGKRIGVPSMTSSPIIFAKRALADAGVGVSEKNMEVEFAVFNASDLPIALKNGSVDALAMNDPTAAVAQKEYGLFTLVDSALTEPYKHQYCCSAFVRDNIASDYPEIAAKYTRAMQKSSAWIQKNQDETAKIQVEKKWVAGDAAFNAEVLKTYNYIPSVKGAYDAFGITAKQLQQVGMLNSSVDVEALHKNSFIFFKDVQDTVQ
- a CDS encoding MFS transporter, with amino-acid sequence MGSKWELQAKLTANSKLIVRALRHRNYRLFFTGQTISMIGTWMQDIAINWLIYELTGSPLMIGMVNFCGKIPGFMLGPFAGLIVDRFNRRRIIIFTQIMSMLQALTMAILVLTGRVEVWHVMALGTLLGCIQAFDLPARHAFIVDMVDDRDDMNNAIALNSIIINTARLVGPSVAGILIAIVGEGICFLLNAGSFIAVIMALMAMRINTGPEEPSRHWAIGHELREGFSYAYHFLPIRYLFFLLWIICLLGMPYIVLMPIFADQVLGGGSTMLGFLFSATGLGAICGASFLAARSQVAGLENITPAAAGLFGLALVVFSQNTSVWLALGIMFFAGIGMIMHSIATNTLLQTVVDDGKRGRIMSMYSMAFQGLTPLGSLLAGFLAQQIGAPATECIFGSVCVIGAMVFYNCLPKMKAHMSVIYN
- a CDS encoding nitrogenase component 1, whose amino-acid sequence is MGTFIERAKSTCALGGAIVTIASLPRAIPIVHASGGCATMLSGTYNQASGYKGSGYCSGHMTPTSNVVEKDIVFGGEERLEEQITHTIKIIDGDLYFVVTGCQVEIIGDDAVGVTRRFQDGKLPVLAANTPGFLGNGFKGYDVVLSTLAAEFIEPKAVKAAKTVNILGIMPGQDVFYRGNISGIQNLLNKLGIKANTFFGDGETIETIKNYGDAALTIVFSDRYGIDTAKVFEEKHNIPYITADLPIGETRTDAFLHTIGRHLGIEPAAIEALIAEERRYYYSYLERFLDIYGDIDLQRYAIVSADINYAFPLISFLADDLGWVPHLVVINEEVDELGKKRYDQKFNQLTSEAKPKVVFEQHAGQLLNHIRQSWPHNSNDKYYDALSPAFLVGSSLEGSTAQKIGAAFLPVSFPVTNRAVLNKGYTGYRGGLSLAEDLFSALVSNR
- a CDS encoding nitrogenase component 1 gives rise to the protein MSKLTENLTYDYLAAEAAPTREERIEATYAFGGSCSSLKLGMGKGCTKYNCRKFAQGGGCQLTLALGIVRTFQNTVVIIHGPLGCASNNLGVAGYSKTFRVLKHKPVTDNIWLHTNLDENDVISGGIDKLREAIVYAEQEYRPDAIVIGNSCVPGIIGDDIDALIDELDGQLSARIVPVHCEGFKSKFVATGYDSAYHGVLKKLIDPVKKAKKTNPGDSAGTTAVEQYIHSKTVNLLNVGSTSYGDEVELSRLLKALGLTVRVMPLYASIEEISRMGEAALNVSICATHDDYLIGHLKERFGTEYIIDTLPIGIKNTNQWLRAIAAFFKLENEAEELIAMETLQIEAALEPFKKVLNGKTVFVGGGETRIFTTAEFYQFLGMKVLGLKPHNFDRFAVPMIDDIDDPEAVVDVAPGQPAEELVVLNRLRPDLYVGHTGANAWVTKLGIPTTPLFGQSFNYMGYSGAFELARKAARRLQNTAFAKKIAANVALPFRPEWYASNPFDNIKEAQQG